Proteins encoded within one genomic window of Rhodothermales bacterium:
- a CDS encoding DUF1080 domain-containing protein, with protein MLVASTGCSPLVGQSTESPATPGARPDEDMKPEDTEVWEPEPPIVTAGEDGSAPSDATVLFDGTDLSMWASSAGGPAEWRLEDGAMTVAPGAGGIETRQAFGDVQLHIEWRTPQRVEGDGQGRGNSGVFLMGLYEVQVLDSYENRTYSNGQAGAIYKQHIPLVNVSRAPGEWQSYDIVFRAPRFDGKGLVERPAVFTVLHNAVVIQDHAELKGPTIYRGLPEYEAHSARLPLMLQDHGNPVSYRNIWIRELQPQPDD; from the coding sequence ATGTTGGTAGCATCCACGGGATGCTCTCCTCTTGTCGGGCAATCGACGGAGTCGCCGGCCACCCCCGGTGCACGCCCGGACGAAGACATGAAACCGGAAGACACGGAAGTCTGGGAGCCGGAGCCGCCGATCGTCACCGCGGGGGAGGACGGAAGTGCCCCATCGGATGCGACCGTTCTTTTCGATGGTACGGATCTGTCGATGTGGGCGTCGTCCGCCGGCGGACCTGCGGAGTGGAGACTAGAAGACGGCGCAATGACCGTCGCTCCAGGTGCCGGCGGCATTGAGACGCGGCAGGCTTTCGGAGATGTTCAGTTACATATCGAGTGGCGAACGCCACAACGGGTCGAAGGAGACGGTCAGGGGCGGGGCAACAGTGGCGTCTTCCTGATGGGCCTGTACGAGGTCCAGGTGCTCGACTCGTACGAGAATCGCACGTACTCCAACGGCCAGGCGGGGGCGATCTACAAGCAGCACATTCCGCTCGTAAACGTCTCGCGTGCTCCGGGCGAATGGCAGTCGTACGACATCGTATTCAGAGCGCCCCGCTTCGACGGGAAGGGACTCGTCGAGAGGCCCGCAGTTTTCACGGTACTCCACAACGCGGTAGTTATACAGGATCACGCCGAGTTGAAAGGCCCGACGATATACCGCGGCCTGCCTGAATATGAGGCGCACTCGGCCCGCCTTCCGCTCATGCTGCAAGATCATGGCAACCCGGTGAGCTACCGGAACATCTGGATTAGAGAACTTCAGCCACAACCCGATGACTAA